Proteins encoded by one window of Mesorhizobium sp. INR15:
- the pdxY gene encoding pyridoxal kinase PdxY, which translates to MSAEKTDAPRAVIVISSHVARGSVGNRAAVFALETLGFPVWAVPTVILPWHPGHGRATRIVPPLDQFKALLADLERAPWLGEVGAVLSGYLGEAGQAEAVASLVAAVKAKTPDAVYICDPVMGDSGGLYVPEPTAVAMRDRLMPIADIATPNRYELSWMTGAPLPDLKSVIAAAHHAGPSTMLVTSAPSMMTGGTGNLLLDGTQALLAEHRLIDKPPNGLGDLTAAVYLARILSGQPAVKALQSTTAAVYEILARTAKRGGDELQLETDAQSLSHPMAMVQLRHLTHPGRDRRA; encoded by the coding sequence ATGAGCGCCGAAAAAACCGACGCGCCGCGTGCGGTCATCGTCATTTCCAGCCATGTCGCGCGTGGTTCGGTTGGCAACCGTGCCGCCGTGTTCGCACTGGAAACGCTGGGGTTTCCGGTCTGGGCCGTGCCGACGGTCATCCTGCCCTGGCATCCAGGCCATGGGCGGGCAACGCGGATCGTGCCGCCGCTGGATCAATTCAAGGCCTTGCTGGCCGATCTTGAGCGCGCGCCATGGCTGGGCGAGGTCGGCGCCGTGCTTTCGGGCTATCTCGGCGAAGCCGGCCAGGCCGAGGCCGTCGCCTCGCTGGTCGCGGCGGTCAAGGCCAAGACGCCTGATGCCGTCTACATCTGCGATCCGGTGATGGGCGATTCAGGCGGCCTCTATGTGCCGGAACCGACAGCCGTCGCCATGCGCGACCGGCTGATGCCGATCGCCGACATCGCCACCCCGAACCGCTACGAGCTGTCATGGATGACCGGTGCACCCTTGCCCGACCTGAAATCGGTGATCGCGGCCGCACACCATGCCGGACCATCGACCATGCTGGTCACCTCGGCGCCATCGATGATGACCGGCGGCACCGGCAACCTGCTGCTCGACGGCACCCAGGCACTGCTTGCCGAGCATCGGCTGATCGACAAGCCGCCGAATGGCCTCGGCGACCTGACAGCGGCGGTCTATCTGGCGCGCATCCTCTCCGGCCAGCCGGCGGTCAAGGCGCTGCAGTCCACGACGGCGGCGGTCTATGAAATCCTGGCGCGCACGGCCAAGCGCGGCGGCGACGAGTTGCAACTCGAAACCGATGCGCAAAGCCTGTCGCACCCAATGGCGATGGTGCAGCTGCGTCATCTCACGCATCCGGGGCGGGACCGCCGGGCGTGA